A window of the Bradyrhizobium ottawaense genome harbors these coding sequences:
- a CDS encoding acetyl-CoA carboxylase biotin carboxyl carrier protein subunit — MPDIKIVTEVAGRVCALAVENGASIGDGDEIAFVEAMKMEIPVTSTAAGKIKAILVKLDDVIAEGQVVAIIDA; from the coding sequence ATGCCAGATATCAAGATCGTCACCGAAGTGGCCGGCCGCGTCTGCGCGCTTGCGGTCGAGAACGGCGCAAGCATCGGTGACGGCGACGAGATTGCCTTCGTCGAAGCCATGAAGATGGAAATCCCGGTCACCTCGACGGCCGCAGGAAAAATCAAGGCAATTTTGGTCAAACTCGACGACGTCATCGCCGAAGGACAGGTCGTCGCGATCATCGACGCCTAG
- a CDS encoding TAXI family TRAP transporter solute-binding subunit yields the protein MIGRLMNFAPAALAGISLVASAAALADDVKLPPTMAVTAYDTGTAGFNIAVGVGKMMKDKYSTDVRVLPAGNDVARLAPLRAKRAAMSAMGSGSYFAQEGVFEFGAKEWGPQSLQLLLSSVDCNTGTLGVAADAGVKEVKDLRGKRVGFVVGSPALNQNSLAILAFAGLKQTDVKIVEFASYGAMWKGLINNDTDAAFGTTITGPAKEAETSPRGLVWPPLPAGDKAGWERVKKVGSFFFPQVATCGAGISPDKPIESANYPYPVFVTYAAQPAELVYAITKAMIVNYDAYKDSAPGAGGLAANRQTKNWVVPVHPGAVKALKEAGQWTAEQEAHNNGLLKRQDVLAAAWAEYGKGSPASDDKAFLDGWMTARAAALAKANMPNGFEQ from the coding sequence ATGATCGGTCGGCTGATGAACTTCGCACCTGCCGCGTTGGCAGGCATCTCGCTCGTGGCATCCGCCGCGGCACTGGCCGACGACGTCAAGCTGCCGCCCACGATGGCGGTCACCGCCTACGACACCGGCACCGCCGGCTTCAACATCGCGGTCGGCGTCGGCAAGATGATGAAGGACAAATATTCGACCGACGTTCGCGTGCTGCCCGCCGGCAACGACGTGGCGCGGCTGGCGCCGCTGCGGGCCAAGCGTGCGGCGATGTCGGCGATGGGATCGGGCAGCTATTTCGCGCAGGAAGGCGTGTTCGAATTCGGCGCCAAGGAATGGGGCCCGCAATCGCTGCAGTTGCTGCTGTCCTCGGTCGACTGCAATACCGGCACCCTCGGCGTCGCTGCGGATGCCGGCGTCAAGGAAGTCAAGGATCTCCGCGGCAAGCGGGTCGGCTTCGTCGTCGGCTCGCCGGCGCTGAACCAGAACTCGCTGGCCATTCTCGCCTTCGCCGGCCTCAAGCAGACCGACGTCAAGATCGTCGAGTTCGCCAGCTACGGCGCGATGTGGAAGGGCCTGATCAACAACGATACCGACGCCGCCTTCGGCACCACCATCACCGGGCCCGCCAAGGAAGCCGAAACCTCGCCGCGCGGGCTGGTGTGGCCGCCGCTTCCCGCCGGCGACAAGGCCGGATGGGAGCGGGTCAAGAAGGTCGGCTCCTTCTTCTTCCCGCAGGTGGCGACCTGTGGCGCCGGTATCTCTCCGGACAAGCCGATCGAGTCGGCGAACTACCCCTACCCGGTCTTCGTCACCTATGCCGCGCAGCCGGCCGAACTCGTCTATGCCATCACCAAGGCGATGATCGTGAACTATGACGCCTACAAGGATTCCGCGCCCGGCGCGGGCGGCCTTGCGGCCAACCGCCAGACCAAGAACTGGGTAGTCCCGGTGCATCCCGGTGCCGTGAAGGCGCTGAAGGAAGCCGGCCAATGGACCGCCGAGCAGGAGGCCCACAACAATGGCCTGCTGAAGCGCCAGGACGTGCTGGCAGCGGCATGGGCCGAGTACGGCAAGGGCAGCCCGGCGTCGGACGACAAGGCGTTTCTCGACGGATGGATGACCGCGCGCGCGGCAGCCCTTGCCAAAGCCAATATGCCGAACGGCTTCGAACAATAA
- a CDS encoding TRAP transporter permease, protein MMSASDSAAATTKRIEFEDPHAGIGNLQEAEVTRVRVLQGGWRWALVVATAATILLCINQQFSLRFFVDYTQLNTEYFYLLIALMLPFTFLIFPGTETAPLDRIPWYDLLLFVATFAASIWLMLNVRKAAQFGWESDGAPQNVIAAGLVMWFVLMEALRRTGGWSLLLSVLPFTVYPLFAEASWLGPFRGSQLTLDQTTAYHVLSGESLLGIPIQAFADTVIGFLVFGTALMMTGAGKFFINIAFAMCGTFRGGAAKVCIFASGLLGMMSGSIISNVLTAGTMTIPVMKKSGFRASYAGAIEACASTGAVLAPPVMGATAFVIAQFLNVSYADVAIAAIIPAALYYVGLFMQVDSYAARHGLKGIPRSELPKIWDTIKAGWYYVFVIALLVVMLLYFKRESHAPFYATALLLVLNQLFSKDTRWTLSTISKFLEVNGRTFVELVGILAGCGLLIGAFSMTGVVSSLANDLLAIAGDNAFLLLGMCAFTSLILGLGLTTTACYIFLAILVAPALEKLGLNRMAVHMFIFYWGMLSSITPPVAIASFAAAGIAGSPAMKTGWESMWVGSIIYFIPFFFVLNPALVLQGDNPYLEGLGLMGLAAFGTLFICGGIQGYQAFVGDLRGAGALEWPLRVLLVIGGFVVATPGGGIMPLSQIQVTSLGLAILVPTVLIALLLVRRQSLVANQLRVP, encoded by the coding sequence ATGATGTCTGCGTCCGATAGTGCGGCGGCTACGACGAAGCGAATCGAGTTCGAGGATCCGCACGCGGGCATCGGCAATCTGCAGGAAGCCGAAGTCACGCGGGTGCGGGTCTTGCAGGGTGGTTGGCGCTGGGCACTGGTGGTCGCGACCGCGGCCACCATCCTGCTCTGCATCAACCAGCAATTCTCGCTGCGGTTCTTCGTCGACTATACCCAGCTCAACACCGAATATTTCTATCTGCTGATCGCGCTGATGCTGCCCTTCACGTTCCTGATCTTTCCGGGAACCGAGACCGCGCCGCTCGACCGCATCCCCTGGTACGATCTGTTGCTGTTCGTGGCGACCTTTGCCGCCTCGATCTGGCTGATGCTGAACGTTCGCAAGGCTGCCCAGTTCGGCTGGGAATCCGATGGCGCGCCGCAGAACGTGATCGCGGCGGGCCTGGTGATGTGGTTCGTGCTGATGGAGGCGCTGCGCCGCACCGGCGGCTGGAGCCTGCTGTTGAGCGTGCTCCCCTTCACCGTCTATCCGTTGTTCGCCGAAGCCAGCTGGCTCGGTCCGTTCCGCGGCTCGCAGCTCACCTTGGACCAGACCACGGCCTATCACGTGCTGTCGGGCGAAAGCCTGCTCGGCATTCCGATCCAGGCCTTCGCCGATACCGTGATCGGCTTCCTGGTGTTCGGCACCGCGCTGATGATGACGGGCGCCGGCAAGTTCTTCATCAACATCGCCTTTGCGATGTGCGGGACCTTCCGCGGCGGCGCGGCAAAAGTCTGCATCTTTGCCTCCGGCCTGCTCGGCATGATGTCCGGCTCGATCATCTCGAACGTGCTGACCGCGGGCACCATGACGATTCCCGTCATGAAGAAGAGCGGCTTTCGCGCCTCCTATGCCGGCGCCATCGAGGCCTGCGCATCGACCGGCGCGGTGCTGGCACCACCGGTGATGGGCGCGACCGCGTTCGTGATCGCCCAGTTCCTCAATGTCAGCTATGCCGACGTCGCCATCGCCGCGATCATTCCGGCCGCCCTGTATTATGTCGGCCTGTTCATGCAGGTGGATTCCTACGCCGCGCGCCATGGCCTGAAAGGCATTCCGCGCAGCGAACTGCCGAAGATCTGGGACACCATCAAGGCCGGCTGGTACTACGTCTTCGTCATCGCGCTTTTGGTGGTGATGCTGCTCTACTTCAAGCGCGAGAGCCACGCGCCGTTCTACGCCACCGCGTTGCTGCTGGTGCTGAACCAGTTGTTCTCCAAGGACACCCGCTGGACGCTTTCGACCATCAGCAAGTTTCTCGAGGTCAACGGGCGCACCTTCGTCGAACTGGTCGGCATTCTCGCCGGCTGCGGCCTCCTGATCGGCGCGTTCTCGATGACCGGCGTGGTCTCGAGCCTCGCCAACGACCTGCTCGCGATCGCCGGCGACAACGCCTTCCTGCTGCTTGGCATGTGCGCCTTCACCAGCCTGATCCTCGGGCTCGGGCTGACCACGACGGCCTGCTATATCTTCCTCGCCATTCTGGTGGCGCCGGCGCTGGAGAAGCTCGGCCTCAACCGCATGGCCGTCCACATGTTCATCTTCTATTGGGGCATGCTGTCGTCGATCACGCCGCCGGTTGCGATCGCCTCGTTCGCCGCCGCCGGCATCGCCGGGTCGCCTGCGATGAAAACGGGATGGGAATCGATGTGGGTCGGCAGCATCATCTACTTCATCCCGTTCTTCTTCGTGCTCAATCCTGCTCTGGTGCTGCAGGGTGACAACCCCTATCTCGAAGGCCTCGGCCTGATGGGGCTGGCCGCCTTCGGCACGCTGTTCATCTGCGGCGGTATCCAGGGCTATCAGGCCTTTGTCGGCGACCTCCGCGGCGCCGGCGCGCTGGAATGGCCGTTGCGGGTATTGCTGGTGATCGGCGGCTTTGTGGTGGCGACGCCCGGCGGCGGTATCATGCCGCTGTCGCAGATCCAGGTCACGTCACTGGGACTCGCCATCCTCGTTCCCACCGTGTTGATCGCGCTGCTGCTGGTCCGCCGCCAATCTCTGGTGGCGAACCAGTTGCGCGTTCCGTGA
- the glsA gene encoding glutaminase A, producing MKVSPTGAAAWTSSKPPLLRFLNACHADFAAETGGAVADYIPELGKADPAHFGISLATLDGHVYEVGDTQIPFTIQSMSKPFVFALALDTLGAARVESAIGVEPSGDPFNSIRLNAENHPFNAMVNAGAIACTGLIHETKGDGAFEYIRQALGRFAGRDLDVDDAVYASESATGDRNRAIGYLLRTNAVIKDNVTSVLEAYFRQCAVLVTARDIAVMAATLANRGVNPVTGEQVMTPYAISRTLSVMTSSGMYDYAGEWIYRVGIPAKSGVGGGILAALPARLGLGSYSPKLDKHGNSVRGIKVCEALSSHYNLHMLNRSDDARNSIIADYNMGKSPSRRSRRPHEQNILSAHHQDVLVYELVGALSLSSVDYVSRALAAKPRPQFVIFDLRRVASVTPAGARLFAEEFRELAAYHVTVILSGIKRASPEWKMIAEWTEGLTNIRNYFLLDAAIEWAEDQVVYRHGGAIDFFEATELSEQSLLDGLTDEELTDLASLASIRKYQAAEKIITTGDDAGSLFFLRSGVVHVTLPDGIRLATLTAGMPFGEMALLEPRRSADVVTDMSATAYEIPLRDFERFRKQHPRAGERIMRNLAQLLADRLILANAKVNLLTSS from the coding sequence ATGAAAGTATCGCCCACCGGTGCTGCGGCCTGGACCAGCTCGAAACCGCCTTTGCTGCGGTTTCTGAACGCGTGTCACGCGGATTTCGCGGCAGAGACCGGCGGCGCCGTCGCCGATTACATCCCTGAACTCGGCAAGGCCGACCCTGCCCATTTTGGCATCAGCCTCGCCACCCTCGACGGCCACGTCTACGAGGTCGGCGACACCCAGATTCCCTTCACCATCCAGTCGATGTCAAAGCCGTTCGTGTTCGCGCTGGCGCTGGACACGCTGGGCGCCGCCCGCGTCGAAAGCGCGATCGGCGTCGAGCCGTCGGGCGACCCCTTCAACTCGATCCGCCTCAACGCCGAGAACCACCCCTTCAATGCGATGGTCAATGCCGGCGCGATCGCCTGCACCGGGCTGATCCACGAGACCAAGGGCGACGGCGCGTTCGAATACATCCGCCAGGCACTCGGGCGATTCGCCGGACGCGACCTCGACGTCGATGACGCCGTTTACGCCTCCGAGAGCGCCACCGGCGACCGCAACCGGGCGATCGGCTATCTCCTGCGCACCAACGCCGTCATCAAGGACAATGTCACGTCGGTGCTGGAGGCCTATTTCCGGCAATGCGCGGTGCTGGTGACCGCGCGCGATATCGCCGTGATGGCGGCGACTCTGGCCAATCGCGGCGTCAACCCGGTGACCGGCGAACAGGTGATGACGCCGTACGCGATTTCGCGGACGCTGTCGGTGATGACGTCATCGGGCATGTACGACTATGCCGGCGAATGGATCTACCGCGTCGGCATTCCCGCCAAGAGCGGCGTCGGCGGCGGTATCCTGGCGGCATTGCCCGCCCGGCTCGGGCTCGGCAGCTATTCGCCGAAGCTGGACAAGCACGGCAACAGCGTGCGCGGCATCAAGGTCTGCGAAGCGCTGTCGTCGCATTATAACCTGCACATGCTCAACCGCAGCGACGACGCCCGCAACAGCATCATCGCCGACTACAACATGGGCAAGAGCCCGTCGCGGCGCAGCCGCCGCCCGCACGAACAGAACATCCTCTCCGCGCATCACCAGGACGTGCTGGTCTATGAACTGGTCGGCGCACTTTCGCTCTCCAGCGTCGATTATGTCTCGCGCGCGCTGGCGGCCAAGCCGCGTCCGCAATTCGTGATTTTCGACCTGCGCCGCGTCGCCTCGGTCACCCCCGCCGGCGCCCGGCTGTTCGCCGAGGAATTCCGCGAGCTCGCGGCCTACCATGTCACCGTGATCCTGTCCGGCATCAAGCGCGCTTCGCCGGAATGGAAGATGATCGCGGAATGGACCGAAGGTCTCACCAACATCCGCAACTACTTCTTGCTCGATGCGGCGATCGAATGGGCCGAGGATCAGGTGGTGTATCGCCATGGCGGCGCGATCGATTTTTTCGAAGCGACGGAACTGTCCGAGCAATCGCTGCTGGATGGGTTGACCGACGAGGAACTGACCGACCTCGCTTCGCTGGCTTCGATCAGGAAATATCAGGCTGCCGAGAAGATCATCACGACCGGCGATGACGCCGGTTCGCTGTTCTTCCTCAGAAGCGGCGTGGTTCACGTCACCCTGCCCGACGGCATCCGGCTGGCGACGCTGACGGCGGGAATGCCGTTCGGCGAGATGGCGCTGTTGGAACCGCGCCGCTCCGCCGACGTGGTCACCGATATGTCCGCCACCGCCTATGAAATTCCGCTGCGCGATTTCGAACGCTTCCGAAAGCAGCACCCCCGCGCCGGCGAGCGCATCATGCGCAACCTCGCGCAACTGCTGGCCGATCGCCTGATCCTCGCCAACGCCAAGGTGAACCTGCTGACGTCGAGCTAG
- a CDS encoding Tex family protein, with the protein MANINRQIAEELGVREQQINATVELLDGGATVPFVARYRKEITGGLDDAQLRTLEERLTYLRELEERRVAILNSVREQGKLDAALEAAIMAADSKGRLEDIYLPFKPKRRTKAEIAREAGLEPLSEMLLTQPQNDPQVVAAGFVDAEKQVADVAAALEGARAILVERFAEDADLIGRLREQMWSDGLMASTVRKGKKTEGEKFKDYFEFSQSLSKLPSHRILAMFRGEKEEILELQIMPDAQPPVTGASPPSPYELKIMQRFAITDQGRPGDRWLIDTARWAWRTKIQVHLNIDLRMRLWTTAETEGVRVFASNLRDLLLAAPAGARVTMGLDPGYRSGVKVAVVDATGKVVATTAIYPHEPQKRWDEALATLGRLAVAHRVDLIAIGNGTASRETDKLATELVKLLPDLKMSKIVVSEAGASVYSASAFASEELPELDVTVRGAVSIARRLQDPLAELVKIDPKAIGVGQYQHDLGETKLARSLDAVVEDCVNAVGVDANTASAPLLARVSGIGLGLAQSIVQHRDANGPFKSRKALKEVPRLGPKAFEQCAGFLRINDGEDPLDTSGVHPEAYPVVRRILEATKSDIKALIGNAEIVRQLKPQAFVDDTFGLPTVTDILRELEKPGRDPRPAFKAAVFKEGVEEIKDLKRGMILEGTVTNVAAFGAFVDIGVHQDGLVHVSAMSKTFIKDPREVVKPGDIVKVKVLEIEVARKRIALTLRLDDEIGAKGAKPAAADRQREFSKASMTSSAPRKPQEASGGGALAEALRRAAEKNGRGKTGA; encoded by the coding sequence GTGGCAAATATCAATCGACAGATCGCGGAAGAACTCGGCGTACGCGAGCAGCAGATCAACGCGACGGTGGAACTGCTCGACGGCGGCGCCACGGTCCCGTTCGTGGCCCGCTACCGCAAGGAAATCACCGGCGGTCTCGATGACGCGCAACTGCGTACGCTGGAAGAGCGGCTGACCTATTTGCGTGAACTCGAGGAGCGCCGGGTCGCGATCCTCAATTCGGTCCGCGAACAGGGCAAGCTGGACGCCGCGCTGGAAGCGGCGATCATGGCCGCCGACAGCAAGGGGCGGCTGGAAGACATCTATCTGCCGTTCAAGCCGAAGCGCCGCACCAAGGCCGAGATCGCCAGGGAAGCCGGCCTGGAACCGTTGTCCGAGATGCTGCTGACGCAGCCGCAAAACGACCCGCAGGTCGTGGCCGCCGGTTTCGTCGACGCCGAGAAACAGGTCGCCGACGTGGCCGCGGCGCTCGAAGGCGCCCGCGCCATCCTGGTGGAACGCTTTGCCGAAGATGCCGATCTGATCGGGCGCTTGCGCGAGCAGATGTGGTCGGACGGGCTGATGGCCTCGACGGTGCGCAAGGGCAAGAAGACCGAGGGCGAGAAGTTCAAGGACTATTTCGAATTCTCCCAGTCGCTGAGCAAATTGCCGTCGCACCGCATCCTCGCGATGTTCCGCGGCGAGAAGGAGGAAATTCTCGAGCTGCAGATTATGCCGGATGCTCAGCCGCCGGTGACCGGCGCCAGCCCGCCGAGTCCGTATGAACTGAAGATCATGCAGCGCTTTGCCATTACCGATCAGGGCCGCCCGGGCGACCGCTGGCTGATCGACACCGCGCGCTGGGCGTGGCGCACCAAGATCCAGGTGCATCTCAACATCGACCTGCGGATGCGGCTGTGGACGACCGCGGAGACCGAAGGCGTTCGCGTGTTTGCCTCCAACCTGCGCGACCTGCTGCTGGCGGCACCCGCCGGCGCACGCGTCACCATGGGGCTCGATCCCGGCTATCGCTCCGGCGTCAAGGTTGCGGTAGTCGATGCGACCGGCAAGGTGGTGGCGACCACGGCGATCTATCCGCACGAACCGCAAAAGAGGTGGGACGAAGCGCTGGCGACGCTGGGCAGGCTTGCGGTCGCCCACCGCGTCGACCTGATCGCGATCGGCAACGGCACGGCGTCACGCGAGACCGACAAGCTCGCCACCGAACTGGTCAAGCTGTTGCCCGACCTGAAAATGTCGAAGATCGTGGTGTCGGAAGCCGGAGCTTCGGTCTATTCGGCCTCGGCCTTCGCGTCGGAAGAACTGCCTGAACTCGACGTGACCGTGCGCGGTGCGGTGTCGATCGCGCGGCGGCTGCAGGATCCGCTGGCCGAGCTGGTCAAGATCGATCCCAAGGCGATCGGCGTCGGGCAGTATCAGCATGACCTCGGCGAAACCAAGCTGGCGCGTTCGCTCGACGCCGTGGTCGAGGACTGCGTCAACGCGGTCGGCGTCGATGCCAATACGGCGTCGGCGCCGCTCCTGGCGCGGGTGTCGGGCATCGGTCTCGGCCTGGCGCAGAGCATCGTGCAGCATCGTGACGCCAACGGTCCGTTCAAGTCGCGAAAGGCGCTGAAGGAAGTGCCGCGGCTCGGGCCGAAGGCCTTTGAACAGTGCGCAGGGTTCCTGCGGATCAACGATGGCGAGGACCCGCTCGATACGTCCGGCGTGCACCCGGAGGCCTATCCGGTGGTGCGGCGGATTCTCGAGGCGACCAAGAGCGACATCAAGGCGCTGATCGGCAATGCCGAGATCGTGCGGCAGTTGAAGCCGCAGGCCTTCGTCGACGACACCTTCGGCCTGCCGACCGTGACCGACATCCTGCGCGAACTGGAAAAGCCGGGCCGCGACCCGCGCCCGGCCTTCAAAGCCGCGGTGTTCAAGGAAGGCGTCGAGGAGATCAAGGATCTCAAGCGCGGCATGATCCTCGAAGGGACCGTTACCAACGTCGCGGCGTTCGGCGCGTTCGTGGATATCGGGGTGCATCAGGACGGATTGGTGCACGTCTCGGCGATGTCAAAAACCTTCATCAAGGATCCGCGCGAGGTGGTGAAGCCGGGCGACATCGTCAAGGTCAAGGTGCTGGAGATCGAGGTCGCCCGCAAGCGCATCGCGCTGACGCTGCGGCTGGATGACGAGATCGGCGCCAAGGGCGCCAAGCCGGCGGCAGCAGACCGGCAACGCGAGTTTTCCAAGGCGTCGATGACGTCGTCGGCACCGCGCAAGCCGCAGGAGGCGTCGGGCGGTGGCGCACTCGCCGAAGCGCTGCGCCGCGCGGCCGAGAAAAACGGGCGGGGTAAAACTGGCGCCTAG
- a CDS encoding Hsp70 family protein has protein sequence MSICGLDFGTSNTTLGTIDGHAPVLVALEDGESTIPSAIFYETDGAVLIGRRAVDAYVEGAPGRLMRSLKSVLGTSLIDETTRLGRERVSFRDVIAYYLGAVKRRAEQTMGRELRDVVHGRPVHFVDNAPDSDRKAEETLRVIARGIGFDEVTFQFEPIAAALEYERQIGSEEVALIADIGGGTSDFSIVRLGPERHGKADRAADILANDGVRIGGTDFDRQLSLGAVMPLFGFGSAMKRAGLDVPSSYFQDLATWSSINRMYEPRVIADIRQVRHEASEPELLDRLIRVVHEQRGHTLAMEVEDAKIALSEKRRADIPLEWVAPGLGAAIGRPDLVSHTRQLADRIAARIKNCLTQARLAAGDIDAVFLTGGSVKLAHVRKAITNAVPSARIVEGDIFGAVGKGLTLEALRRYGPGR, from the coding sequence ATGTCCATCTGCGGCCTAGATTTCGGAACGTCGAACACGACGCTCGGCACTATCGACGGCCATGCGCCGGTTCTGGTGGCGCTGGAGGATGGCGAGAGCACAATTCCCAGCGCGATCTTCTACGAGACCGACGGCGCCGTGCTGATCGGCCGCAGGGCCGTGGACGCCTATGTCGAAGGGGCTCCCGGCCGGCTGATGCGGAGCCTCAAATCGGTGCTCGGTACCTCGCTGATCGACGAGACCACCCGGTTGGGCCGCGAACGGGTCAGTTTCCGCGACGTGATCGCCTATTACCTTGGCGCCGTGAAACGCCGCGCCGAACAGACGATGGGCCGCGAGTTGCGTGACGTCGTCCACGGCCGGCCGGTGCACTTCGTCGACAACGCGCCGGACTCCGACCGCAAGGCGGAGGAAACCCTGCGCGTGATCGCCCGCGGGATCGGCTTCGACGAGGTCACCTTCCAGTTCGAACCGATCGCGGCCGCACTCGAATACGAACGCCAGATCGGCTCGGAGGAAGTGGCATTGATCGCCGACATCGGCGGCGGCACGTCGGATTTTTCCATCGTGCGTCTCGGCCCAGAGCGTCACGGCAAGGCCGATCGCGCCGCCGACATTCTCGCCAATGACGGTGTGCGCATCGGCGGCACCGATTTCGACCGTCAGCTCAGCCTCGGCGCGGTTATGCCGCTGTTCGGCTTCGGCAGCGCCATGAAGCGTGCCGGGCTCGACGTTCCCTCGAGCTATTTCCAGGACCTCGCCACCTGGTCGAGCATCAACCGCATGTACGAGCCGCGCGTGATCGCCGACATCCGCCAGGTCCGGCACGAGGCCAGCGAGCCTGAACTGCTCGATCGGCTGATCCGCGTGGTCCACGAACAGCGCGGCCATACGCTGGCGATGGAAGTCGAGGACGCCAAGATCGCGCTGTCCGAAAAGCGCCGAGCGGATATCCCGCTGGAATGGGTGGCGCCCGGCCTGGGTGCGGCCATCGGCCGCCCTGACCTTGTCAGCCACACCAGACAATTGGCCGATCGCATCGCGGCTCGCATCAAGAATTGCCTGACCCAGGCCCGCCTCGCCGCCGGCGACATCGACGCCGTGTTCCTGACCGGCGGTTCGGTCAAGCTCGCCCATGTCCGCAAGGCGATCACCAACGCGGTGCCGTCGGCCCGCATCGTCGAGGGCGACATCTTTGGCGCGGTCGGCAAGGGATTGACGCTTGAGGCGCTGCGGCGATACGGACCCGGACGCTAA
- a CDS encoding class I SAM-dependent methyltransferase yields MSNGWESSAQAWIDSMGERGDWAREHVLDPVMLGRVSDGRFSNALDVGCGEGRFCRMLKSAGVNTVGIEPTPQLIETARRRDPTGDYRSGCAERLEFDTASFDLVVSYLTLLDIADFRTAIGEMTRVLKPGGSLLIANLTGFASAGAAQGWVKDADGQPIHFPVDNYLEELSFWFEWAGIRIENWHRPLAAYMETFLKCGLRLTFFSEPDSVSGDQQHRERFRRVPWFVVMEWQRPGVA; encoded by the coding sequence ATGAGCAACGGATGGGAAAGTTCGGCGCAGGCATGGATCGACTCCATGGGCGAGCGCGGCGATTGGGCGCGGGAGCACGTGCTCGATCCGGTCATGCTCGGCCGCGTCAGCGACGGCCGGTTTTCCAACGCGCTCGATGTCGGTTGTGGCGAGGGCCGGTTCTGCAGAATGCTGAAGTCGGCCGGCGTGAACACGGTTGGAATCGAGCCGACCCCACAATTGATCGAGACCGCACGGCGTCGAGACCCTACCGGCGATTATCGATCCGGCTGCGCGGAACGGCTCGAATTTGATACCGCCAGTTTCGATCTGGTGGTCAGCTATCTCACGTTGCTCGATATCGCCGATTTCAGGACCGCGATCGGCGAAATGACGAGGGTGTTGAAGCCGGGCGGCTCGCTGCTGATCGCCAATCTTACCGGCTTCGCCTCGGCCGGCGCCGCGCAAGGCTGGGTGAAGGACGCAGACGGCCAGCCGATACATTTCCCGGTCGACAATTACCTGGAAGAACTTTCATTCTGGTTCGAATGGGCGGGGATACGCATTGAAAACTGGCACCGGCCGTTGGCGGCTTACATGGAAACCTTCCTGAAGTGCGGTTTGCGGCTCACGTTTTTCTCGGAACCCGATTCGGTGTCCGGTGACCAGCAACACAGAGAGCGGTTTCGGCGCGTGCCGTGGTTCGTCGTGATGGAATGGCAGCGTCCTGGCGTTGCCTGA
- a CDS encoding YybH family protein, protein MSHAEVEASVHAAIARLHAAMAKVANGDVSAIKALYSHSDDATSFYGWGGYEKGWPAVSQRWDWAGAQFTGGTVRYENVSTVITPELFYVTDIETFENQRVADAENITGWSNRVTHIFRKEAGEWRLLHRHGNRLESQYQPSTRLAK, encoded by the coding sequence ATGAGCCACGCGGAAGTCGAAGCGTCGGTGCATGCGGCCATCGCGCGCTTACATGCGGCGATGGCCAAAGTCGCGAACGGTGACGTTTCGGCTATCAAGGCGCTCTATTCGCACAGCGACGACGCCACCAGCTTCTACGGCTGGGGTGGCTACGAGAAGGGATGGCCAGCGGTTTCGCAGCGCTGGGACTGGGCCGGCGCCCAGTTCACGGGCGGAACGGTTCGTTACGAGAACGTCTCCACGGTCATCACGCCGGAACTGTTCTATGTGACCGATATCGAAACCTTCGAGAACCAGCGCGTCGCCGATGCCGAGAACATCACCGGCTGGTCCAACCGGGTGACGCATATTTTTCGCAAGGAGGCCGGCGAGTGGCGTCTCCTTCATCGCCACGGCAACCGGCTGGAATCGCAATACCAGCCGTCGACCAGACTTGCGAAGTGA
- a CDS encoding carboxymuconolactone decarboxylase family protein, translating into MARIDYSDPAKASDRTREILGKNRNANIFRMMAHSPSYFEQYCRLGGAIRNKGELDPVVRELAITRTGILCEAPYEIVAHKRIGKNVGVTDEQNEALENWQSAKCFNEVQRAALAFADEIVKLRKPTDATFNAIASKLTPGALVELQLSVGFYIMTSKFLETFAIDMQPVTEVIS; encoded by the coding sequence ATGGCCCGTATCGACTACAGCGATCCCGCGAAAGCCAGCGACCGCACCCGCGAAATTCTCGGCAAGAACCGCAACGCCAACATCTTCCGGATGATGGCGCATTCGCCGAGCTATTTCGAACAATATTGCCGGCTGGGCGGGGCGATCCGCAACAAGGGCGAACTGGATCCGGTGGTGCGCGAACTCGCCATCACCCGCACCGGCATCCTGTGCGAGGCGCCGTATGAGATCGTCGCCCACAAGCGGATCGGCAAGAATGTCGGCGTCACCGACGAACAGAACGAAGCGCTGGAGAACTGGCAGTCGGCAAAATGCTTCAACGAGGTGCAGCGCGCCGCACTCGCTTTCGCCGACGAGATCGTCAAGCTGCGCAAGCCGACCGATGCGACCTTTAACGCGATCGCGTCCAAGCTGACCCCGGGCGCGTTGGTCGAACTGCAACTCTCGGTCGGCTTCTACATCATGACCTCGAAGTTCCTCGAAACCTTCGCCATCGACATGCAGCCGGTGACGGAAGTGATTTCATAG